The window AATAAAAACGATGCCATCACTCCTAGTCCATTGTTTATTAACCTAGAGTGTCTAGACcagtgattggaccaaaatatTTGAAACACTTTACAAGTAATAATATTCAATATAATATTAGTCGACCCCAGATTTCGATCAATCACATTGCAACAACTCACTCACTTGGATGTTCACCCTTCACAAGGTGTGGAAACTCTATTGAGTGTCATCCACATTCACGCATATACTCTACACGACAAGTGTCCGATGTATAATCATTTCTAtaggtagacatcaaccattgaaaCACCACAGACATTTAAAATATCGATGTAATAATAAATGCCTCTCAAGTACGGGAAATACAATTATGAGAAATTCTCATTGCGAAATACAACTGTCGTTGAACCATTCGACAATTTCAATGGATCAGTTTTCAACAGATTAAAGTGCTCATATTTATATTTCCATTCAATATCTATTGAGGAAATATACAATACGGCTACTCTAGAACAAATTGCCAAATCATGTTCATAGTTGGGAAAGAATAACGATAAAAATGGGTTATTCCAAATAAATAGAATAATTATAACAAATAcataataaaattataataattagTTTAATCACATTAAATTGGccgggtttgatggatacaCACCTCAAATATCAATAAATCCAACACTTCGAAATGTCTTTCACTATTTCTAAAGTCATacattatagttttttttttaaaaaaataatgattaagagattctttcttcatCGTGGGTGAAGAAGGGAAACAcgattagggctgcaacaggttCGGGTTGGGCTGgactttttaaaaccctagcccaaccctgagtgcccttagctgggcccaggcccgccctGACCATGATTCagggcctaaataccttgaccctaaccctgaccctgacgggccaagcgcagcccaagcccgccctgattggccctggccctgcaataattaaattaaaattacaagACAAAGGATGTGAGAgaagaggcttgaacccaagaccttttggtACCTACTGGATTTTACACAATACAAACTACCAAGTGCACTAAGTACTTGATATACATATaataccttttattttttaataaataaagaaatttcttcaggGCCAAAATAAGGGTCCGGCtgacccgaggtctcaaccatgacccgacccgaccctgactcagggccaggaatttctggccctaacccgccctcagggtcagaaatCTTAGCCCATGCCCTGTTCGGGTTCAGGGCGGGCTAGgacgggttcgggccgacagggccaaacttgcagccctaaaCACGATCCTATCcattatgagagagagagagagaggaaagcaGCCTCGAAGACATGTTGGAAAGTTAGGCATCAACGAAGGGAGACACATTTTCAAGGTATATGCATTCTTACGTACAAGACTTTGGCTTTGAAAGCAAGTGGTAGCTATTAAGAAATGATCAAGTCAAATTTGATCATCCCTCCATTGAATAATGAGGGTAATGTTCAATTCAAACTGTACTTTTTACGAGGAAGATATCAAGtgccatttcttcattttattaatGTGTCATTTTTTTAACTGAGCCGAGTTGTTGTTTTGGTGACTTGGAAGGTAAATTGGTAAAGCTATATAAAGGGGTTGGGAAGGGGTTCCTTGAGAACGTATTCAAAGCATCTCTAGGTGGTGAAGATGAGAAGACAAGGAGTCAATTGGGGCTCAATGGCGTCCCTCCTTACCACTCTTCTAGTGGTACTTTTGTCTCTTAGCTTTCCACTGGAGACCACTGcaaactactactactatcaCTCCCCTCCACCACCCAAGAAATCTCCCCCTCCGCCCTCTCCTCCTTACCACTAcaagtcaccaccaccacctccaccggTGCATAAATTTCCTCCACTAGCACCAGCTAAGCCCCCACACAAGCCCCCACATAAACCACCACCAACCCCTGTTTACAAGTataaatcaccaccaccaccacctccaccggTGCATAAATTTCCTCCACTAGCACCACCTAAGCCCCCACATAAACCACCACCAACCCCTGTTTACAAGTataaatcaccaccaccacctcctccaccgtCACCACCTCCACCTTCACCACCTAAGCCACCACACAAGCCACCGCATAAACCACCACCAACCCCTGTTTACAAGTATAaatcaccacctccaccatcaccacctaAGCCACCACACAAGCCACCATATAAACCACCACCAACCCCTGTTTACAAGTataaatcaccaccaccacctccaccatcaccacctaAGCCACCACACAAGCCACCACCAACCCCTGTTTACAAGTacaaatcaccaccaccaccacctccaccgtcaccacctccaccatcaccacctaAGCCACCACATAAACCACCACCAACCCCTGTTTACAAGTACAagtctccaccaccacctccaccatcaccTCCTAAGCCACCACACAAACCACCACATAAACCACCACCAACCCCTGTTTACAAGTataaatcaccaccaccaccacctccaccatcaccacctaAGCCACCACACAAGCCACCACCGACCCCTGTTTACAAGTacaaatcaccaccaccacctaagcCACCACACAAGCCCCCACCAACCCCTGTTTACAAGTACGCCACCACACAAACCACCACATAAACCACCACCAACCCCTGTTTACAAGTataaatcaccaccaccaccacctccaccatcaccacctaAGCCACCACATAAGCCACCACCAACCCCTGTTTACAAGTACAAgtctccacctcctccaccaccagtCCCCAAGTgtccaccaccatcaccacctaaGGCACCTTACAAGCCTCCCACTCCAGCCTACAAGTACAAGTcgccacctccaccgccacctcCAAAACATTACTATTACActtcacctcctcctcctcctcaccACTACTAAGAAAGGCCTAGAGACAAAATGGTAAGCTTGTTACATTATACTTTCAGATACTTAAAACTTTAATGAAAGCCTTAAAATGCTTACTTAACATATATAGGAATGCTGAACGAAATATTAAAACATATCAACACAATTTATGGACATTTTCCTCTTCACTTCGTTTTTTGCAGGAAAGAGCTGAGGTTTGTTAGGATGTATGGCGGTGATCAGAAccgaataaaagaaaaaggggggttGCTGTTCTTCTTCGTAAGAGAGGGAAAGCCGAATCTCTCCTTTTTGTAATTCTTGTTCTAATTGCGATAGTCTAGTGTACGTAGTAATTAATAATAATCATGGGAAGTGCCGGgttggaaaaggaagaaagagtaAAGTGAGAAAAAGAAGTTTGATCACTTTCTATGCATAATGTGCAATCCTATAATATAATGGTAATTAAACATGCTTGAGCATGCAcgggcctctctctctctctctctctctttggattCCTCCCTTTTACAATATATGTGTGCAGTTATTGTTACCAACCCTTTTAGCAGCTACATGAAGAGAAGAGTTCTGTTATTAAATACAATATATAATGACTGTTTGTGGgtgttgatgtatatatttacgttgttttttttttaacagttcGAGTTTATAAGTGAAATGGTAacaaacatggtatcagagcgaggaGGTCAGGTATTTGATTATTCGGAAATGCAGTGGGTCTCAGACTCTCAATGGGGAGTAAGAACCATGTCAAGCCAACCTAGTTCATTTTGGCCAATCCCAACTCTCATTCCTCAGCTCCTGAAACTGCCACATCTACAAGGAACTGACCCGGCTAGCTGCTAGTGTGGGAAAAGTAATTACTGAAATAGTTTCATTAATTCCGAATAATGTTTATAAATCTCTTCTTCGCCCATCAAGGAAAAGTTGAAAGCAGCTTCTTCATGAGATTATCAAAGTCGCTTTCTTATAATTTCCATGGAAACGTGCATGGTGGAATAATCGAGTGCAATTAGACTCAAAAGTTGAACAGATAAAACAAGCAAGCGATAGAAAAGCTTTTCCTTTTTAGGACCACATGCCATAAACTCATATAAATAATGGTTGTCGCTTTAATTTCCTCTCCCCAATTTTCCATCCATGTTCATCCCTCTCAGTCAGTCAGTCagtcacacactctctctcacCCACAAGAGAATGAATTGGCTCCTCTAGATCCCCCATATGTCGGTGGAGGCTTCCCTGCAAGAATCTTCACAGATGTTCCAGCTCTTACCCTTTCCATCCTACTGTTTTGAAATTGGTCCTCGTTCCTGAAAAGGAAACTTCAATTTGAAACACGTCAGATTTCTCGCGCGACGCGTCATGTCTGCTCCTTGATAATTAAACCAtctctcacttctctcttctttatgtATGTTCAGTTCTGCCTTCTGGGTCATCTCAGACACAGGGGTTTGCAGTTTGCACAGTATCCGAACGGGTATCTGTTATTTTCAAattcgatacgatatcgatTGTATTCGACAACTTAAAccttgaatttctttaaaaaataaatggattcttttgaccattttaccccttgttcgtaTTGTTCCACCGATATGATATCGGTCAAGTATCACAATATTGGTCACCTTCAAAATCGTATAATATCGGTCATATCAGgcgatatgatattgatacttCAAACCATGATCGAATCGGCCTCATATCAGTATACCAATACTATATTATCagtcaaaatataaaaaaatgagtATCGTTTTGACTGATTCGATCGAACATCGGTTAATATGTATCGATATCATAGTAGTTTTGAAGATGTCAAGGAGACCCAAGGTTACAGATATGGGATCAACAATGTCTATATTAATCTTGATTGGTACCAATACCATATCGGATTCGATTTTATAAAAGTGGTTcctttttaagggaaaaaagttTTCGAGCTATCAAGACAGAATACACTAACACCCATGTGTCCATGTAtctcctcatatgaaatgacctcaaTATTCCTTTCTTTGTAGGAAATCGTTTCATTGCATCCCATTAGTGCTCTTCTATGCCATTCGCTCAGAGAACTCTCTTCCATTTTATGAATTAACATCAGATAATCCATACAACCTTGATCCATGCATGTTGGTATCATGTTTGTATCGATCTCATAAGATACTTAGGATACTGATGTCTATAATCAAGCTTGGAGATCACGCTTGAAACATTCTAAAATATCTGCTTTCTAGAGTGCCTCactgctttaaataaaaaaaataatttatagaaATATTGAAATGAGATGGTATTATTAAGGGTCCGGGCTATCTTTCTTTGAGTGATCGATGGTTTTATGCTATGTAAAGTGGTTATCCAAAAAGGGagactgttctctgtgccgcagtgcagcttGCGatcaggcacatggacagcctaTGCAGGggagcagggtggtcattgcacccaccccatgtgtctagacgcaggctgcgctgcggcacagagaacaacgccttTGGATTATTGTTTTTCCAAAAAGAGACTATTTGCATTGTGAGAAAACAagtatttttttcttggtaaagaAAACAAGTATGAGAGTAAAGAACAATACATCCATGGTTGGAAAATGAGGTTTCGATATTAGACAGTGGGGCTCTCTTCTCCTCTTAAAAGGCAAAAACATGGAAAATAGAATAGAGAAGTGGGGTTAAAAGTTAGATTGAATCTTACTAACCCCTCCAACTGAAGGTCCACAACATATTACACAAAAAAGAAAGTTTAATTAAGATCTTTACCTCTCACGTATTGTCAACATCTTTAGATTGACtttttgtctttatctttttaatttttaaatcaaaataagATTCACAAAACTAGAAATAACAAACTGCCGTATTGAAAATTAGGGAAGGTACATATGTTTCTTctgaaatgagaagaaactCTTTATGCAGGAAATACGGTCATTTTCATGAccctcatttattttttttttccccaaaatatattgaatcttcaaaactttaTATTATCATATGAtcaattttgattgatttcaaatttgataAGTAGTCACGGTTTCATGGCAAATTACTTGTGCGTACACAAAATTTTAACCTAAACTGATCATTCACATGGTGGATATTAAGTACTATCATCTTGTTGAGAGGATTGATATCTTGAATTTTGTGATTCCTATTGCAGGTCTCCTTCGAAGGGCCGTAAAAAAAGCCTATAGGCTACATGAGGGTAATTTTGGAATTTATatctttatgtttttttctttaaattggtAATAATTAGGGGGAATTAGGTTTAAGAAGGAATTCTTGTAAACAAAAGGTGTGAGGAAAAAAGATTATAACTCTATTCTCCTTTGCTAACGAATACGCTTTCATTTCACAGTGGACGTAAACACTTTATTGAACCAAGTAAATCCTCAcgttaagttgtgattttttcatcgtaaaaaggtttttttctttgttacACATCAAACATCTTATGATTGGACAAACCACTATACTGGCTGCCCTAAATTAGAATTAATTTAACCCAATAATGATTCAACAACACCATAACACGTTAACCATTTTCAATCAACTCCCAAGAGAATGATAGAGTGAGTTAGCGACAGGTTGACACTTTGCACTGTATAATTATTGGAACGAAAATGTTGAAGCTAATATCAATCTAGTTTCTTGACAACTTGCCTGAAATGATTTaataaaggataaattacacgtcgCCCCCTGGTTTTTAAATGAAACTTAGATCATCCCTTCGTTTTTGtaaaaaacttaaatcacccccctctacagtaacggtattagttattagtgtgaaaggattattttacccttgtactaaaatattagaattaaatttacaatactacatttccttcatcttcaacattggtcaagggtaatttaggaatgtaaatttatttaactggctgacatcatcacttaacagcatttgagttttttcaaaaaccagaagatgatttgagtttcatttgaaaaccaggggatgacgtgtaatttaccctttaataAATCCCCTCAAGTGGGGTTCAATATTGtgccccaaaaaacaaaaaaaaagcttcTTGACTTATGGGCAAGGACTTGCCGACTGGGATATACTGTGGCTTGGAATAGTCTCAACCAAGTATTAATAATACACCCATATTGATATTTGCCCGATCTCTGAGGCAAGATTGACGGTATCGTGCAGTGTTGGGTGGACCAATATCAATAAGTACCAACCTTTATACCTGTATGACCATTAAGATCCAAATTCTTAAAGTCAGCCAAGCTTTTTTTTGTGTTGGGTTTAAGTTTTGCATAAGAAAGTGAGGTTGGTACATTTTGTTTCTAACTTAAGAGGATGGTGTCAAATAGTATCAATCTTTTTCTAATCTTCAATCACACTCTTGGGATCAAATCccactttctctcttcttttttttttcccttctaatCATCCAATCACACAGTTTCTACACGAAAAACAAATCTAACTTACTTATAATTTAGAGTACCATTAAACCTATTCGTATATAAAATTTGGGAGAGAGTTCTCTACATTACTTGAGTGCAGTTTTGGGTAAATAAAGAAAAACCCCTTTGGAATCTAACAAAAGGCGCAAGGCCATTGATAGCATATCACCCCTTTACGTGAACATTAATATGTGAAGGCGTGAGGAGATatgtaatttcaattttaagCTAACGTTGTAcaaaaccttttcccataacCATGATAGACTAGATCCATACTAAAATAACTAGGATACTAGAGCAtcataatcattttttttttattcttttcagtAGAGATATAATGAAAAGAGGAACGGGCAGGTAAGGGTATCAATCGATCGGATTGGTCTAGTTTTGGGCTTGTAATaagccaaaccaaaaccaaatcatttAGCCAAAGAACGATTTCAATCTGGTTCGGTTCGATCTTTTATTGGATTAGCTTAATGGGTTATTATCGGGCTACTACTAATTAGGtttatatttaaatttttataaagagaataattataaataaataaaactgtttttttattgttatttatcGATTTGGTTCGCTTTTCTATCGGTTTCGATTTCTGTCAGTCCATTTCAATTGGTCTGATCAATTTTGGTTGATCCGGTTTGGGCTTCTAAGTGGGCTGGGTAATGGGTATATTATTTGAATATGCTGAGAGTTGACGTTTGATTCACAGCATCACAGCATCCTCGCGGTGGCACGGCTTCGTAAAGTCACCAGATCCATTTGtcgttttttaatattttattgattGATCCATGTCTCGTCTCAGAGACTCTCTCATTTCCACTAAAATACATGGGCCCTCATTCAGAAGATTTCTCTTCCTTCCTGTGGGGAAAAGAATGCTGCCAGACCTGTGCGGCCTACGTCCAGACACAACCTcttgaaatgactgccccatcTCTTACGAAATGAAAATTTCCCCCCGGTAGATGTCCCTATGTCTCTTCCTTGGTCCCTGCACCAGTTGGCCCCTGGACGTACTGTGCAAGGGCCACATGGCCTAATAGCATTCTccccttatttttttggggaaaaagaactctgtcttAGAGTGTGCCTTGCGCCAGAGGGAGTGAAATGATTGCCCTCTCCTATGAAAGACGGAAATCCCACCTAGACATATGCTTCTGCGTGCACTCATTGGCCTCCACACTGGAGCAAGGGCCATGTTCTTGAGTAGAAAAtgtctttcttttaaaaataaataaataaaactttgCTTCTTGTCCTCTTACTCTTTTAGCATGCCTTGTGGAGGCCTCTCGGGTGTCTACGGGAGATCTGATCAGTCTCGAGAGAATTTCTGATCTCCCTTCCTCTATTATCCAAACAAATGAAAACAtgaataactaaaataaaaaaaaataaacaataaagatTATTTATTAGATCAAAGAATATTATAGTCAATCATTCATTACCCAAAAATTTTCCACAGAAAATCAAAAAACAGAAAGAGGGCAAGAGATTATTGCCTAAACTTGTAGCACCTGCACCAATGTCTGCACCAATGCGGAGGCCAATGAGAACACGTGCAAGGGGAATTATTAatagaataaattttttttactttattagGAGCTGAATGATAAATTCACACCAtcttgtgtttgggtgcagaAACCACAGGAACCACACGACTTCCAAAGAAAAATTAGAATGGGATTTGAGAATGACAAGTTTGGATTATGAGGAAATATTAAGCACAACAAAGGGAaaggcatctctctctctctctctctcaaccccTGGAAaaggagggaaggaaggatGGGAAGAGCCGTAGACCTTTTCCATGCTGAGTTCCACCAAGAATGGGATCCACTTACGATTATAACACTTTGCGTTTGTTTGGTTGTTTGTTTCATTAGTGTGGAACAGAAGAAGGAAgtgaaaaataaagataaatggggaagtgttttttgtgaggGAGCGTGGTTTATGCACATGCATGACCATGGAAGCATTAATTGGGCGTCATTTTGCGCTTCATGGGAGGGCggagtggtcattttgccccatgtgcttgggtgcAGACACCACGTACACTCCCCATATAAATCattgttttaaataaaaatattgagaaatattctttaagaaaaaaatattattttcttaaCTCTATTTTAATTCGTAATTAATTGTAGAAGAGAGAAATGGAATAGAACTAAATATGATGAGGTcttatttgtttataaaaatttTTGATATTAGTTGTCCTAATTCACACTTACATCCATATTTGCCAAACATAACAAAATAAGGAAGATCTTTACCAAAATAGACAAATAAGGAAAAgatgaaaacaagaaaaaaaaaaaaaaaaaaactccatttaCATCAGTTtctacccctccccccccaagtTGTTT is drawn from Telopea speciosissima isolate NSW1024214 ecotype Mountain lineage chromosome 1, Tspe_v1, whole genome shotgun sequence and contains these coding sequences:
- the LOC122640872 gene encoding extensin-like isoform X2, giving the protein MRRQGVNWGSMASLLTTLLVVLLSLSFPLETTANYYYYHSPPPPKKSPPPPSPPYHYKSPPPPPPVHKFPPLAPAKPPHKPPHKPPPTPVYKYKSPPPPPPPVHKFPPLAPPKPPHKPPPTPVYKYKSPPPPPPPSPPPPSPPKPPHKPPHKPPPTPVYKYKSPPPPSPPKPPHKPPSPPPSPPKPPHKPPPTPVYKYKSPPPPPPPPTPVYKYKSPPPPPPSPPKAPYKPPTPAYKYKSPPPPPPPKHYYYTSPPPPPHHY
- the LOC122640872 gene encoding leucine-rich repeat extensin-like protein 3 isoform X1; translated protein: MRRQGVNWGSMASLLTTLLVVLLSLSFPLETTANYYYYHSPPPPKKSPPPPSPPYHYKSPPPPPPVHKFPPLAPAKPPHKPPHKPPPTPVYKYKSPPPPPPPVHKFPPLAPPKPPHKPPPTPVYKYKSPPPPPPPSPPPPSPPKPPHKPPPPPPSPPKPPHKPPSPPPSPPKPPHKPPPTPVYKYKSPPPPPPPPTPVYKYKSPPPPPPSPPKPPHKPPPPPPSPPKPPHKPPPTPVYKYKSPPPPKPPHKPPPTPVYKSPPVPKCPPPSPPKAPYKPPTPAYKYKSPPPPPPPKHYYYTSPPPPPHHY